The DNA region TGATTAACGATTAGCGCCAAACTTTCGAGCGAAAATAAAAAACTTTTGATTAATCTTGACTGGCTGCCATCTCTCGCACAATATCCCCACGAGTCAGGATACCAATCAGGTGGCCGTTAGCATCCAGCACCGGCAAGCGGTGAATCTTGCGATCATGGATCTGCCGTGCTGCATCTGTCAGGGATTTATCGGGTGTGATGGTGATCGGATTTTGGCTCATCACTTCCCCCACCGTCTGCCCTAAGGCTTTGTGCAAGTCTCGTTCGTGGGTTGCTGGATTTTTTAAGTAAATCACACTATCAAGCAGCATGATATAAGCCGGAGGCGTCGTTCCAGTTGCCCGCACCATCAAGTCAGTTTCAGAAAGGATACCAACCAACTTGCCGGTCTCATCCACCACGGGAAGACCACTAATGCGTCGTTCAGCCAGAATCTCAATCGCTTCCTGTAAGGGGGTTTCAGGCCGGACAATGATTAAATCCCGGCTCATCACATCGGCAACGGTCTTAGGCATGGTGGGTTAAATCTGCTACAAAGATCCACTCATCTCCTATCATAGCTCTGCCAGGACACTCAGCCTTTGATCGACAAAGACTCCTCACGCCTAAGGTTAAGATCGGAAGCATCAGGCGATTTACATGGCAACCCGAATCAATGGCAGAAGCAGAAACTGAGTGTGACCAACCGCACCCGCAACCCAAATATCTTTGCGTTATGGTTTGCCAGCATCTATCTTGCCAGCGAAACGGCTCAGCAGAGGTGCTACAAGCGTTCCGAGAGCATAAAGTTGCGGGCGTCACGATTAACCCTAGCGGCTGTCTGGGACAGTGCAGCTCTGGCCCTACTGTCCGGGTGACGCCAGAAGAGACTTGGTATTGCCGCGTGACACCGGATGATGTGCCGGTGATTGTTGAGAAGCATCTAATCGGGGGAGAGCCGGTGGAAGCCAAACTGCACCCTAGGATTCATTTGCGATTTTATTAATATGGGGCATGGGGCATGGGGCATGGGGCATTGGGCATGGGGCACTGGGCATTGGGCAAGGCTGCGCCAACCTAAAGGTATGGGCATTGGGCATGGGGCACTGGGCACTGGGCAAGGCTTCGCTAACCTAAAGGTATGGGCAAGGCTGCGCCAACCTAAAGGTAAGGGCATGAGGCTAGAGACATGATTAGGAGCTCAGTAAACAGTTGTCTTCTTTATTTTCCTTTCAGTAATCGCACTTGTAAGAGACAATAGCTTGCCGTGTTTTTGGGTAAATAGGAGCGCCCCTACTCCTTCTCGCTCGCTTCTGGCTTCGGGATTTCCATAGATAACAGCGCCCAAGAACGGATCAGATTATTCACCTGTTCTGGGATTTCGTCGTGGGGACAGTGACCGGCACGGAGGAAATATTCGGTTAACTGGGGATAGTATTGGCGAAACTTGATGCTTCGTTCTCTTGAGTTCATCCAAGGATCGGCTTCTCCCCACAGCATCAACAGGGGACAATTTAGCCGGCTCAACAGAAGGTCAACTTTTTCACCTTGAGGGGATCTGAAGACGGAGGCAAACACTTTTGCCGCACCGGCATCACAAGAAGGCCGGTAAATATCTTCTACCAGCTGGTCTGTTACCGCACTTTTGTCTAGATAAACTTTCTCTAGCGTTTTGCGAATGATTGAGCGCTGGCGGGTGTATTGAAACAGCAGGAAACTCGCCCAATCTTGCAAAAACAGCCACTTCATGCCTTCTTTTAAGGTGTCTCGCATTGGGTCAGGTTGGCGCACCGGCTCGTTAGAGGTAAAAGGGCCGGCACTGTTAATTAACACCAAACCTAAAGCAGACTCTGGTCGCTGGGCTGCAACGCACAGCGAAGCATAGCCACCGAGGGAGTTACCGACCAATATTGCCGGCTCACCGATGACTTCGGTAATAAATTCATGCAGTTGATCTCGCCAGATATCGCCGCTGTAGAGTTGATCTGGTTTGGCAGAACGCCCAAACCCTAAAAGGTCAATTGCCCAAACGTCAAAGTCGGCAGATAAATCGGCAACATTTTTGCGCCAGTGGTCTGTAGATGCCCCAAAGCCATGAATTAACAGCAGTGGCGGACGTTGTGGCTGCTGGCTGCCGGCGTGCAGGTAGTAAATAGATTGCCCCCGCCATTTCCAGTAGGCACCAGGAATTGTAGGTGTTGTAAGAGTTGCTTCCACGCGAGATAAATTAATAAGTTTTATTAACTATTATAAAGCTTTGTTTCGGATTCAGCTTGGAGCTATCGTTTCTCTGGAATTTGACTGCCGGTTTTGGCCAGTTAGAGAGACTTGTGAGCAATCAGATGTGCCGGCAGTACAATAGCCGGTACGCAATAGCGATAAGGCATAATGCCCTTACTTCACTTTTCGACTTAGGATCTGCCAATATATTGTATTGATGAGCCAGCCGGCTCACCAGACTTTCCCCAAGATGCCCCCGAAGAACCCAATGACAAAACGCAAAATCAGATCGATCAATCGCTATATTATAATTTCCTGGTCTCTCAGAAAGCCGTAATTTGAAAAGGACAGGGTGCCGAAGGCGTGAAAGCTCTATTAACAAATAAGTTCCTTTGGTTTTTGCGGGCAGCGCCAACCTGCAAGCGCGGATTGCGTCAGATTCCCTTGGAAGCAACCCCCACAACTGGGCGACAACCGGCGCATCTTCCAGGCTAAAGTTTATAGATTTTGAAGGTGGAAATGATGACGCAGCAGAACATTTTAACTCTCGCCAAGCAAGGCAACCCGCAAGCAATCAAAGTCTTAATCAACCAATCCCTCCAACCTAAAGGAATTACCGTTAAAGTTGGGATTAAGAATAATTGTTTAATGGTGTTTGCCGAATCAAATAATCCCCCGGATCAATCAATGGTGGTGAATTTTATCCGCAAGGGGATGATGAATTTAAAACCCGAATCAGTGCAGCGGGTGGTGGTACAGGGACACACTGCCGGCAACACAGCCCCAGCTTGGCGAGAAAAATTTGATTTGAATGCCGGTTCAGCAGCCACACTCGTTCAGCTTCCGACAGCCCAACCCCCCGCCAGCAAAAGTCCTGCCGCAAAAAAAGCGCCCACCAAAAACGCGAAACGTCCGCAGCCTAGTTCCGATCAAACCGAGCCGGTAACCCAGGTTTTAACCCCCCCTAAACCGCTTCATCCGGTTCTTGCTTTCATTAAAAGTTTCGTTTTTATTATTTTGTATTTTTTGTGTATTTTGGGTTTAGCTGCTTTAGCTTTTGGTGTAAAACTAGCGGCAATTTTAGTAGCTGAACGTTTAATTTATGAAATTCAAATTGTTGGCGATGTGTTGCGGGGCATTCAAATTATTGAAATTTTAAATATTTTAGTTTTTGCAATTTTGGGAATGGGGTTTGGCGTTGCAACCATCCTATTGCCGCGAAAAGTTGGCGTGCCGATCAGCAGTCTTTTGATTATTGCTTTACTTCCCGTTATTTTTTGCACAACGGATATCGTCAAGTATTCCAACTGGGTGAATGAAATAGCAGAGCGAGATAATCTAGAATACGTGAAAGCCGAACAGCTCACTAACTCATTTTTAAAAAGTAGAGTGGGGCAGCAAGGTTTTTTAGGATTTTATATTCATACTGCCGAATTTCCAGTTCTTCCCACAAAAAAAGCGGAGATGGAATCGGTTGGCGCTCATAAACAGAAAGTTACATCAAGATTCGCCACTATCACTAAAATAGATTCCAAAAAAATAGCAGCTTTGTTTTCAATTTCTGGGTGGGGAATCCGAGCTTTCTACTTTTTAGTTGCCATCATGACAACCATCATTCATTTTCGTGAAGGTTTGAGCGCTGTTAAGATTTTATCTAAACCTAGCTTTGAAAATGAGCCGTATATCAACACGCAAGAAGCATAAAAGGTAAAAGTTCAGAAGATTTTCTTTTACCTTTTACTGCTTATTGCCGGTTAACGGAACATACTGCTGACAGAACTATCTTCGTGAACGCGCCAGATGGTTTCACCGAGTAAGTTGGCAACTGTAAGCATCGTTAGCTGTGGGAAGCGGTTTTCTTCAGGCACGGGAATTGTATTTGTGACAATTACTTCCTCAAAAAGCCCACTTGAGAGACGTTCAATCGCTGGCGGCGAGAAAACCGCATGAGTTGCACAGGCGTAAACCTGCCTCGCGCCTTCACTCCGCAACAGTCTGGCTCCTTCTGCAATCGTGCCGCCAGTGTCGATCATATCGTCTACTAGCACGGCTGTTTTACCTCTGACATCGCCAATGACGTTCATCACTTCCGCCACATTATGAGCTTGCCGGCGCTTATCAATAATTGCCAGGGGAGCATCATCTAACTTTTTAGCAAAAGCTCTGGCGCGTGCCACACCGCCGACATCGGGGGAAACCACTACCAGATCAGGCAGATTCTTACTTGCCAAGTAATCTAAGATCACCGGCGAACCGTAAACATGATCAAAGGGAATATCAAAATAGCCCTGAATTTGGGCTGAGTGTAAATCCATCGCCAAAATGCGAGTGGCTCCAGCTTCAGTAATTAAGTTGGCCACCAACTTTGCCGTAATCGACTCCCGTCCAGCCGTTTTGCGGTCTGCCCGCGCATAGCCATAATAGGGAATCACAGCCGTAATTTGCCGTGCCGAAGCACGACGACAGGCATCAATCATAATCAGCAATTCCATCAGGTTATCGTTCACCGGATGGCAAGTAGGCTGGAGTAGGTAAACATCACAACCCCGAATCGATTCCTGAATTTGAATGTAAAGTTCTCCATCCGCAAACCGTTTGCGTACCATTGGACCCAAGTCTATTCCCAGGTATCGAGACACTTCCTGAGACAGGGCCACATTGGCCGAACCAGAGAAGAGTCGCAGACGGTTATGATCAGCAACAGCTGGTAAAGCAGGCTGAAGAGTTAGAGTAGCAGAATGGATCACAGCAGACCCTCGCAGCGCGTTCTTTCATGGCAATCTTATCATTCCTATTTAAAATTATTGCCTAGGATTCTACGGAGAAATCCTTGAAATGGGGATCGATTGTTTCGGTAAATTAAAGAATGTTGCTCTAACCGGCTCCCATGCTTAACAGAGCGACCCCAGCCGGCTATCCCTAAGCCAGACAAGCACGGAAGGGCATTCGTTTTATAGGCACCTGTGGGGCTTGGGCCAAGCTGAGACTGGCCTGAAAACGTCCAAGCTGTCGGGCCGGCACAGAAAATAAAAATAAAATAAAAAAATTCTCGCGTTCGCGCCTGCTTGTCAAAGTCGTAAGAAAGGTTAACATCATGAGCTTGAAGGATCAGATTGGCGAAGACATCAAAGCAGCCATGAAATCTAAGGATAAAATCCGGCTGGAAACAGTCCGCAGCATTAAAAAACTGCTCCTGGAAAAAGAAGTGAGCGTCCGTCCTGCCGGCCAAGAAGCACTCACCGAAGAGCAAGAAATGGAAGTCTTAGTGCAGCTAGCCAAACAGCGGCGGGATTCAATCGAGCAATACCGGCAAGCCAAGCGAGAGGATCTAGCATCACAAGAAGCTCAGGAATTGGCCATCATCGAAGAGTATCTACCTCAACAGATGTCTGATGAGGAAGTCAGCGCCATCATTGACCAAATCATCGCCCAAGCCGGTGCCACCACAGCCAAAGACATGGGTAAAGTCATGGGTCCTGCAATGCAACAGCTCAAAGGAAAAACAGACGGCAAAAAAGTCCAAGAAATGGTCAAAGCCAAATTAAACAGTTAACTCATCCCTACGGGGAAGGTTGCAATATGACCAAGCTGATTAACACAAAAACGCTCCAGACAACTTTAATCGCAGCAATACTTGCCGTGGCAATGAGCGGCTGTTCCTTCGCCGGCACTGAGGCAAACTCATCACCGGCTCCCAAAAACAGTCAAACGCCAGCAGTGATGGCCCAGCAGTCCCCAGACTCAAGCAGCCAGTCTCAAACCCAGAAATGGCGACCCATGACTGAACCAGAAAAAGCCGATGCCTTGCAGTACATTTTGAACCGACCCTTGGGCATTGCAGCACTCAACCAGCTAGCTATTGAAGGCTTCATCAGCCCCCAATGTCCCAAAACCTTTTACACCGACGAAACAGGGTTCCAAACCTTACTGCGCGTCAAATGTCCTGACGCACGCGGCGTCTCCATTGCCGTGAGT from Microcoleus sp. FACHB-68 includes:
- a CDS encoding CBS domain-containing protein, producing the protein MPKTVADVMSRDLIIVRPETPLQEAIEILAERRISGLPVVDETGKLVGILSETDLMVRATGTTPPAYIMLLDSVIYLKNPATHERDLHKALGQTVGEVMSQNPITITPDKSLTDAARQIHDRKIHRLPVLDANGHLIGILTRGDIVREMAASQD
- a CDS encoding (2Fe-2S) ferredoxin domain-containing protein, which encodes MAEAETECDQPHPQPKYLCVMVCQHLSCQRNGSAEVLQAFREHKVAGVTINPSGCLGQCSSGPTVRVTPEETWYCRVTPDDVPVIVEKHLIGGEPVEAKLHPRIHLRFY
- a CDS encoding alpha/beta fold hydrolase, which encodes MEATLTTPTIPGAYWKWRGQSIYYLHAGSQQPQRPPLLLIHGFGASTDHWRKNVADLSADFDVWAIDLLGFGRSAKPDQLYSGDIWRDQLHEFITEVIGEPAILVGNSLGGYASLCVAAQRPESALGLVLINSAGPFTSNEPVRQPDPMRDTLKEGMKWLFLQDWASFLLFQYTRQRSIIRKTLEKVYLDKSAVTDQLVEDIYRPSCDAGAAKVFASVFRSPQGEKVDLLLSRLNCPLLMLWGEADPWMNSRERSIKFRQYYPQLTEYFLRAGHCPHDEIPEQVNNLIRSWALLSMEIPKPEASEKE
- a CDS encoding ribose-phosphate pyrophosphokinase → MIHSATLTLQPALPAVADHNRLRLFSGSANVALSQEVSRYLGIDLGPMVRKRFADGELYIQIQESIRGCDVYLLQPTCHPVNDNLMELLIMIDACRRASARQITAVIPYYGYARADRKTAGRESITAKLVANLITEAGATRILAMDLHSAQIQGYFDIPFDHVYGSPVILDYLASKNLPDLVVVSPDVGGVARARAFAKKLDDAPLAIIDKRRQAHNVAEVMNVIGDVRGKTAVLVDDMIDTGGTIAEGARLLRSEGARQVYACATHAVFSPPAIERLSSGLFEEVIVTNTIPVPEENRFPQLTMLTVANLLGETIWRVHEDSSVSSMFR
- a CDS encoding GatB/YqeY domain-containing protein; this encodes MSLKDQIGEDIKAAMKSKDKIRLETVRSIKKLLLEKEVSVRPAGQEALTEEQEMEVLVQLAKQRRDSIEQYRQAKREDLASQEAQELAIIEEYLPQQMSDEEVSAIIDQIIAQAGATTAKDMGKVMGPAMQQLKGKTDGKKVQEMVKAKLNS